Proteins encoded within one genomic window of Numenius arquata chromosome 12, bNumArq3.hap1.1, whole genome shotgun sequence:
- the RPS21 gene encoding small ribosomal subunit protein eS21 encodes MQNDAGEFVDLYVPRKCSASNRIIGAKDHASIQINISEVDKVTGRVNGQFKTYAICGPIRRMGESDDSILRLAKNDGIVSKNF; translated from the exons ATGCAGAACGACGCCGGGGAGTTCGTGGACCTCTACGTCCCTCGGAAATG CTCTGCCAGCAACCGAATAATTGGTGCTAAGGATCATGCTTCTATTCagataaatatttctgag GTTGACAAGGTCACAGGCAGAGTAAATGGCCAGTTCAAAACCTATGCCATTTGTGGACCAATTCGTAGAATG ggtGAATCAGATGACTCCATTCTGCGTCTGGCAAAAAATGACGGAATTGTTTCCAA gAACTTCTAA